From Pseudoramibacter sp.:
AAGATATAATGACGATCCAATACTCAGAAAAAAAGCACGGGAAATTACAGAGATTAACGATAGAATGAAAACCCTCGCGGCAGATATGCTGGAAACTATGTATCACGATGAAGGGGTCGGGCTCGCAGCGCCTCAGGTAGGCATTTTGAGAAGAATGATCGTGATCGACGTCGGGCAAGGTCCGATTACGATGATTAATCCTGTGATTGTGAGCCAAAAGGGGAGTATAGTCGATATTGAAGGCTGTCTGAGTTTCCCGGATGACGGCGGCTATGTAGAAAGACCTGAATATGTGACAGCTCAGTTTACGGATTTGGAAGGCCGCCGCTGTGAAGTGAAAGGGCATATGCTGCTTGCCCGGGCCATCTGTCACGAAATCGATCATCTCAATGGTGAAGTTTTTATCGATAAAAAGATTCCAAATGAAGAAGCACAAAAGATGATTGAAAAGCAGAATGAACGTCTTGCCAAAGCTCAGCATAAGACACTGCACGATTCTGCAAGAGATGAAGTGACCAGCGAAGCTTTTGAAACACCTTCAGATTTACAGGATGTTGCCGTCATGAAAGAAGGAGCAGATCATGAATAAGCTGCGCGTCGCAGTCATGGGGACGACGGATTTCGCAGTGCCGGCTTTGAAAAAACTCTTTGCATCTGATGATTATGACGTGCTGTGTGTGGTATGCCAGCCAGACCGTCCCAATGGCCGGGGAAAAAAAGTGCGTCCGCTGCCGATGAAGCGTACGGCTCAGGCTTTAAAAATCCCTGTTTTTCAGCCGGAAAAGATACGCGATGCCAAAGCGATTCAATATTTAAAAAGCTTAAATGCGGATTTCTTTGTCGTCGCCGCCTACGGGCAGATATTATCTCAGGAAGTATTGGATATCCCGAAATATGCGTGTGTAAATATTCACGGTTCATTGCTTCCGAAATACCGCGGCGCTGCTCCCATTCATCACGCTATCATTGACGGAGAAAATGAAACAGGCGTCTCTATTATG
This genomic window contains:
- the def gene encoding peptide deformylase — translated: MAIRKLRYNDDPILRKKAREITEINDRMKTLAADMLETMYHDEGVGLAAPQVGILRRMIVIDVGQGPITMINPVIVSQKGSIVDIEGCLSFPDDGGYVERPEYVTAQFTDLEGRRCEVKGHMLLARAICHEIDHLNGEVFIDKKIPNEEAQKMIEKQNERLAKAQHKTLHDSARDEVTSEAFETPSDLQDVAVMKEGADHE